TTCTCTATCTCTTGTTGAgagttctgtgaagttgccttcccatactccttgTCTTGCGTCtttgctggctgtgttccaagatggtgatgctgtgctgtgttagttggcaggggacctcccctctgtgtctcttcttgttctctgttttccaccAGTTTCTGCTTCCATTTGGCGTTTGATCTAGTTCTCTATCCCTTTATTTGATGCTTGGGGTTCCAGGACTGACTTTTGaatctattttacttagtttttcaggtctttgctttcAGATAGCATGGTCTGGCTGTCTAGGGTACCATGTTGGTTCTGCCTTCAGATATTTTCAAGGAATTGATATTTCTAGTTTAAAATTTTGAAGCGCTATTAAATGAAACTGGTAAAAGACTTGAAGGCTTCCTTAGTGGTGGAGAAAGTTGCCAAAGAAGATGATATAGtttcaaatcaaaactatagGATCTCTCCTTAAGTCTGTCTATTGTATTACTGATATAGATTATGACTAACTGCCttttttcttctcaattttaCAGAGTTAAGAGTTGAAGACAACCTTGCTGAAGATGAAAGATATAAAATATTAgaggaagaatttttttcttttttcagaagttttgtttgtttggtgacTTGTTTCTAGTTGCCACTTTTCAATCAAGTCTATTCACTTCATCAGAAATGTTTTTTACAATCTCAAGAAAAAATATGTCCCAGAAATTGAGTTTACTGTTGCTAATATTTGGACTCATTTGGGGATTGATGTTACTGCACTATACTTTCCAGCAACCAAGACATCAAAGCAGTGTCAAGTTACGTGAACAAATACTAGATTTAAGCAAAAGATATGTTAAAGCTCTAGCAGAGGAAAATAAGAACACAGTGGATGTCGAGAATGGTGCTTCCATGGCAGGATATGGTAAGATAACCATAGAATGTTTCTAGCCTTTCCCAACCTATCCCCATTTAAAGATAGCCGTGGAAATTGAATTCATTGCTTAATGCATAGGCCTTTACAAAGTAATTTTTTCTTATGAAAATTTAAATGTACTGAAAAATAGAAATAGTGTGATAAATACCCATATGTAATGCTCATCTCTTGATTTAACAATGATAAACATTTTACAatgttttgtctgctttttggaaGAATATTTAAAGTGTAGATATTGTGACATGTCACTGCTAGATATTTCCATATGTATCTCTAAAAAAAGTTTGTACTGTCCCAATATAAACGATTAATTGTGTAACATTTATTAATTCCTAAGAAGCAGCATTTATCTGTATGTGAAGTAGTGTTTATTGCCATTCTCCCTTTCACACCTTGGGTTCCTGCTATGTTTTAAATGCCTTATGTATGCCATGTTCTCTCTTGCTGTTAAGacttcaaacaaaaaaaaaaaaggagagaacatGTTATTCTCTTTGGAACACTTTGTATGTATCTGAGTGTGtgaacatttttttctatttcagtgtttgtttttttaactcaaagttatacatgcatatatttaaagaaacaaaGTGTTACAAAGGTTTTAAGAAAAAAGGACAGTTCTTCCCATCTCCAACATTCCTCCAATTTCCACTTCCTCAGAGACACCCATTTTAAGTTCTTTCAGGCAACTTATTTATTGATTACTTCTATATCTCTAAATAATATCCTATATAAACtacctcttgattttttttcaattatagGAGTTATTTGTTGTTATGCAAGGTGAGAGTTCAGCTTTCTTTCTCACCCCAAAATGTATTCCACCCACCCCCAGGCCACCTTCACACGCATATGTCCTTCTTGTCCTGCCATGTTCCCATCATAATTTTGGTTTGATGGTATTCTGTGTTAATGATATTCATTGCTGAGCCATGTAATATATTATGATTACTTTTCCCTTCctgtacaattttatttttccccatagaattaaTAAGTatctatttttgtttctttacctAGTTCTTTACTCCATTTTTCCCACAGTTGTTTGACTATCCTTCCAATGGTATTTAGACACATTATGTAAACAAATAATTAAGTgaataagaatcagcacaaagctggttcctaggaGGTGGAGGTCAAGTGTATCCCTGCTTTTCAACTTCTTTGTTGTTTCTGACTCCAGTCAGTGCTGTtagattttaaggagccctggtggtacaatgcgTAAAGCAGTAGACTACTAACCGACAGGTCAATGGTCTAAGACCTCTTTTTTGTCGTCTCTCTGAGATTATCAACGGTAATTTTTCTAAAGTattcttttttaaacattttattttatttttggagaAAACATACACATCGAAACATGTTCCCATTTAGCAATTTCTGcacatattattcagtgacattggttacattcttcatattgtGTCAAATTCTCATCATTTCTGCTCTAGTTTCACCCTTACTAATTTAGacttaagaaacaaacaaattgccgtcaagtcaattccgacttatattgatcctacaggagagagtagaactgccccataggtttccaaggagcagctagtggattcgaactgccaaccttttgtttagcagccataactcttaaccactgtgccaccaaggctcctcaatgTATACTTACTGCtccctaaacttctcatctatgctttagagttactgttgtccctTTTGTCTCATAtagatacatttttttaaaagtgcaGTGCTTAAGGATGACATtttttactttttgagctaaactttcttttttttgtttaaagatgactttagAGGATAGtttcattttaaggtttaaagagtatcccaTGACAGTATTCTAAGGGATTCTTCTAGCCTCAAAgggcccagtaagtctggattctttgggaatttgaagttctgttcaaCATTTTTACCCTttctatcaggattcatctattgtgtCTCTGATTGAAACATTTGgcaatggtagctgagcaccatctagttcttctagtctcatgttAGAGGAAGAAGCGTTTCATGGAGGCTGTTAGTCCTCTAGTCCAGCTGtgtctctgattcttgggtttccttcttcctgtgttgttcCATTCAaaagagaccaattattgtatcTTGCATGGCCgctagcaagcttttaaaaccccagacactactcaaccGAACTGGAAGGTAGAACAGAACCTTTACAAAcaatattatgccagttgactggatTATCCCAcgagaccatgaccctaactctccaaattggaaagaaaaaaaaactagtccTTTGAGGTGTTTTGTTATGTCTAAGTAGTATCAGCAGTTGTaccccattttgttgttgttgttgttgttccaatTATATATAACACAGCATTTGCTAGTTCACCTTTTTTCTTATGTGCAGCTTTGTAATGTCACAGTCAGGTTGTGTAATTTTCACCCACATTCAGTGCTACCTTTCCCATAACCATAAGCAGAAATTTACTACTACCTAGACAATGactccctctcccccaccccggGTAACCATGAAGTGTTCTTAATGTTTCTTTCAGATATGTCTGGTGATCCTTGCCCTTTTGCACACACTAAGGATGGGGTAGTAAAAGGTTGATGGGAAATGTTGAGTTGTTGGATGGTATTTACTATTAGAGTGATCTGGCTGGGACATTTCTTGGAGGTATCCTTGATATCTTTATCTCTCTGGGGATATTCCTAATATCAGTATATTTAGATCTTTCCTCGAGCTGGTTAGGTTACCTCAAGAAGCACTTCCAGTGTCTTGTTGGAATGTATATGTCTCCAAGTGTTCTGGGGTCTGAATGAGAGAaaaagggagaggagagggtggTCTCAGCACtcactctgtaaacttttacttaatcTCTGAGTTTTCAGTGTGGTATCCAGGCCCTCAACTGCTTTACCTTCTTCAGAAAATAATTCTCAGATCTTCTGCTGCAGTCACCCAGTTTTCTGGAGTGGTATAGAGGATGTTTCATAGACAGATTTTCACCTAGTCCTGTTTTTGTCCCTTCTTTACCTCTGTTTTTAGTGGTATCCGGTCTAACAATTTCTGGGCCTTATGGGGACAGGGATGGGGCTGTATGGAGAAAATTGGACAGCTTCTTGGCTTTTCTCAATTTTTGTGCTTTTCAGGTCTGCTAAGTCAGTTACCACTTATCCGTTTGCTTTTAGAAGTTTTGTTGCTATTTTCTCATCTCATGTTATCTTTGGCCTTGTGGACTTAcgctttaaaaaaaagagagagagagagaaaagcaactTTACTGTTTTGGTGGGGCATACAGAGACAGTAGAGGTTAAATACCTGTGTTTAGTTCACCATCTTTACCAGGGAATGCCCAGGACactttgcatttttttctcttaccCCTTATAAAGATTTTTGTGAAGTGATGAGGGATAGTCTGCATTTTCTCTTCAGGATCAAAGTTAGATGATGAGAGATAAAAGAGTGAGTGTAAACTGAGATAGAGGTACTGTGCCAGATACACATGCAGAAATTGTATGGTGCATTTGGCTTAGTCAGAGAACACCGATAGAAACAATAGAGAAGTGGATTCCTTGGGAACAGGAGAAACACTTCAAAGAAAATTCCTTCTATTTGAGTGTAATAACTGTGGTATTTTAAAAGACAGCCATCTGTACTATGCATGTCCCAAATCCATGGTTCagcagcaggctggaggcttctcctgactcacatggttacACGGGCTGATgaaccaaaatctgcaggtccagtggcaggttgctggctcacatcccaagaccCGGAGGTCAGAGAATGATGATCCAAATGCAGGATTgagagagcaagctttgccagaacatctatgtGTGTTTGAAGCAGACCACacccccatggaaactcccttcccaactgattgactgctcacgTTATTTAGCTTATTTTCTAATGACAGATAATTTGGTACcagcctttttgtgtgtgtgtgttttgatgctgcaatgtgtgtatgtgggtgtatGAAGTATATGTGTGaatataagtgtgtgtgtatttcatgTTTGTGTGAATGTTTCAGAAAGATAGATTTCCTTGAAGTGAAATTTTTGGGTCAAGGATATGCACGTATTACATTTAATAGACATTTGTCAGACTGTCTTCCAGAATGGTTCTGCCAATTTATATTCCTACTAGTACTTTACCAACAGTGTGAAACTCTCAGATTATCCACACTTTACCAGTTCCATTTAATTTTAAACGGCATCtctgcgtagtggttaagtgctatggctgctaactaaaaggctggccgttcgaatccaccaggcgctccttggaaactctgtggggcagttttactctgtcctgtagggtcgctatgagtcagaatcgactcgacggcaacaggttttttttttttttaatatttgctttttcatttctttgattacagaaaaccaaaagccaaacctgttgctgtcgagtcgtttctgattcatagtgaccctataggacacagtagaactgccccatagggtttccaaggactgcctggtagattcaaactgctgaccttttggttagcagccaagctcttaaccactatactaccagggtccCAGAGGAAGTTAAAAGATTTTCTTAGGTTTGTTGGCTATTTGTATTTCTTGTGTGTATGAGAGCGTGAATTGTTtgtattctttgccaattttttgGCAGGGGAATCTGTTTATTTAAGTATTTGACCATTTATAAAGATGCTAATCTGTCACTGTATGTTGGAAATGTTTTTCTTCAGGCTTTTCAGTTGTCTGATAACTTGTtacattgttttaaaatttatgtagTAAGATCTGTGCAAACTAAACCACGTGGTTTAGTTTTATGCTTAAAATTTTTTCCCTAAAATTATATtctattaggtttttttttttttttttttgtctacctcTTGTTTTATTTGGGGATGGCAGATGCGGGGGTGGGGGAAACAATAAACAAAAGCTTAAATCCTCAGTCGTCTTCTGTTGCTGCccaggtgagttttttttttctggttttaattattttattgtggtaaaaaaatatatataacaaaacatttgccagttcagcaGTGCCTCCATGTACTATTCAGTGACTTTGACTGTGCTTATCAGGCTGTGCAGCCATCACTTTCCATCTCCCAGTTGTTCCACcacctttaacagaaactcagggTCCCCTAAGCAGtgattctttctccctctctccagcccctggcaaccactaatacaCTCTGGTCTCAATacatttgcctagtctagatgTTTCGTACAGTGTTTATCCttctgtgactggcttatttcgctcagcataacattttcaaggtttattcatgttgtagcctgtatcagaacttgatttctctttatggctgagtaatagttCATTGTATATACAGAGCAtcttttgcttatccattcatccactgatgggcctgtaggttgtttccaccttgtcTTCTGGGTTTTAATTAGTGGGCAGGCTGGACACTTCCCCATCCTCCCCAAAACTAGTTGGAGAAAACCATTCATGGGTttctatttttgttgttcttctgcTCTAGGAATTAGTCACCTCTTGCTTGAGTGATTCACTCAgaatgtttcttttcttcctttttttctttttctgtgatctttattgctttaactcgatcttttattttgtttgctttttgtgaGGGGTTATTTGTGTATTTGCTTCTATTGAAAGATAAAACCAACACCTTATAACTGGGAATGTGAAAGTGTAGAGTAACAAAATTGAGACAGGtttaaaataaagtttgaaaCTAGTTTAAAATAGCCCTGTTTGTCCTTGActtccttttttctatttttttaaataatttttattgtgctttaagtcaaagtttacaaatcaagtcagtctctcacatgaaaacttTTATACACCtagctacatactcccaattactctccctctaatgagacagactgctctcttcctccactctctctttccgtgtccatttcaccagcttctaaccccctctaccctctcatcttccctccaggcaggagatgccaacacagtctcaagtgtccacctgattcaagaagctcactcctcaccagcatccctctccagcccattgtccagtccaatccatgtctgaagagtttgattcaggaatggttcctgtcctgggccaacagaaggtctgggggccatgaccactggggtccttccagtctcagtcagaccattaagtctggcctttttataagaatttggggtctgcatcccactgctttcctgctccctcaggggttctctgttgtgttccctgtcagggcagtcattggttgtagccgggcatcctccagttcttctggtctcaggatgatgtagtctctggttcatgtggccctttctatctctggggcttgtaattaccttgtgtccttggtgttcttcattctcctttgatccaggtgtgttgagaccaatagatgcatcttagatggctgcttgctagcgtttaagaccccagatgccactcttcaaagtgggatgcagaatgttttcttaatagattttattatgccaattgacttagatatcccctgaaatcatggtctccaaacccctgcccctgctacattggcctttgaagcattcagtttattcaggaaacttctttgcttgtggtttagtccagttgtgctgacctctcctgtattgtgtgctgtctttcccttcacctaaagtagttcttatctaccatctaattagtgtattaggtgttttaaaaaaaaatttatatctgTAACATACTTGGAATTTCTGATGCAAGGAGTGAGTTAGGAATGTggggctttttttccccaaattagtTAGCCAGTTATTTCAGTTGCATGATTTGAATTCCATCCTTTGCTCCATTAGTTTGAATTGGTAGTACAAGTTACAGTAAGATTACACTTTTACAAGTTCTGGAGCACTTAAACCTTCAACAGTCTGTAGAAGCCATTTGTTCACAGCCTCTTAGTGCCATACAAAAACACCTAGTCAATCAAATATATTTATTCAGTGGTCCTCCCTTGACCTATTTCACCTGTTTTCCCAACTGGTAAAATAAACGTAAgccagtatttttaaaaaatgccagtCTACAATGAATTGTTACTATttcaaaggacatgaacagattaATTCAGCTTTATGGATAACTGTAATATATGAGCCATAACTTGTGCTTTCTTTTAAATGTATGTCATAATCTCCAACTGCCTTAAGCTCTTTCCTCTGCATTCTTATGCCTCTCTGATGTAATTCTGTTTCTTTCCTTGTAACATCTCTGTCAGATTCTGGGGTTTGCCGGGGTTTGCCGTACAGTGAATTGCTCTGAGCCTCTCATTGACTGTTGTGGGATGCCTTGCAGTTCGTGCATGGTTTCCTATGCCTGGTTCTGAATCTCCAGCAACATCACTTCTTCACCATGTGAGCCTTTCCCATGCAAAGACTGACCCTGTCTTCttaagaattttgttttttctgtctaCCAgtgagagttcctgggtggtgtaaatggttaacatgctcagctgctaaccgaaaggttggtggttcatggctagcagtctacttctgaaaaatctgcccttgaaaacctgtggagcagagttctactatTTGACACACGTgatgtcactgtgagtctgaattgacttgacagcaactggttatataCCAGTGTagctaaacattaaaaaaaagaaaagaaaagaaaaaaagattctaGAAATGTTTTAGGAGAGTTGAAGAACAATTTGAGTGTTATTATTTAGATGCTGTTCTGAAAATTAAGTTAGAAAATAGTTGCTCTTCTACTCAAATCTACCAAAAATTACCTTTATGAAAACAGCTGAGATTAAAATTTCTTATTTTAATCAATTTTTCAAATGTGTAAACTTTTATGTAAATAATGAATGGAAAATGTTATAAAACGtttcagaaaataaattattagagAATATCTTTTATAGTGGAAGAATACCAGTTTAAAAAATACTCTGAACCAGGGGCTTCTGCTTCTGGGAAGATGGAGATCCATCTTCTCCCTATTCCTACTCTACCCATCTTCTCCATATTCCTCCTGTCTCAGTGCAACTGAAAGTCctagacattttatataaaacaaACGTAAGACTCTGGAAGGTGGGGAGAAGGCAGACTAGCTAGGGACCTTGGGACCCAAGGAATAGCATAGTGGTACAttttctgggttttctttttgctgtaTATATCCCAGATTTGGAGCtgaaaaagtcagcaattcagAAATGTCAATGGATGCAGACAAAAAAGTTCTGGCAAAAGCCTGCTTTCTCTAGCGAAGAAGGCACAGCCTTGCAAAAGAGAAAACTTTTCAACAGTAACTGCTTTACTCCAGCCaaacagcacagaaaaaaattgtGGCCACACCACCACGTACACAGTCAGAGGCCGAGGGCACCCAATATCCCTGCCAGAGTGGTGTTAGAGAAAGCCAAGTAGGAGCTTGTACTTCCATCCCCACCTGCCAGTAATGAGGACAGGTCCTCCCCTACATGTCAGTGAAGACAGTTTGGCAAACCAGGACTTATATGCCCACAGGGTAGTAATGAGGCAGTCCTGCCCCACCCCTCTTAGGTGGTGTTAGAAGAGGCCTAGTAGAGAGTAAGGACTTTCACCATTGCTCAGATGTTACCCCCTCCATGGTATCAGTGGAGACCACATGGGGACTGGGAACTCCTACCTCTGTCCAAGAGTAATGAGGAGCCCATTCCCCTCTACGGGTGTCCACAGAGGCTGAGTgaagaatttggacttttatctcCATGATAGTAACTCCCTTCCCTTGCCAGAATGGTATCAGaataaagcacttaaaacagGAGGTTTAAATAAGATCCAGAATCCCATAAAGTAGTATAAAAATGTCCAGATTTTAGACAAATTATTTGTTATAGTAAGAACCAGGAACATCTCAAACTGAATGAAAAAAGACAATGacagatgttagaattatctCAAAGATTTTAAAACAGCCATACtaataatgcttcagtgaacaatTTCAAACACACttgaagcaaatgaaaaaatagtTTCAGCAAACAAATACAAAGTCTCATCgaagaaataaaataagaaccaaatggaaatgtttaaactgaaaaaaaaaaaaaaacaataattgaAATTAAAACCTCAGTGAATGGAGTCAATAAGAGAATGGAGGAAGTAGAAGAAAGACTTATGAACTGGAAGATAGAATCATGTAATTAATCTTGACAACTGAGAGGaaagagacaaaaagggaaaaaaggctcAGGGACCTGTGGGACTATAACAAAAACTCAGCATTTGCTCCATCAGTTTTGGAAGGAGAGGAGAATGATGGCAGAGCTGGAAAAgtacttgaagaaataatggctgcaAACTTCTCAAATTTGTCAAGAGACATAGACCTCAGATTCTGGAAGCTGAGCGAACCCTaagcaggataaacccaaagaaattaATGCCAAGATACATCACAattaaacttctgaaaactaaagataaaaaatCTTGAAGGTGACCAGAGAAGAGTGACACCTTACTTAAGAGGAAAAGCAATTCAAGTGACAGcagatttctcagcagaaaccatggagaccaccacaactac
This Loxodonta africana isolate mLoxAfr1 chromosome 8, mLoxAfr1.hap2, whole genome shotgun sequence DNA region includes the following protein-coding sequences:
- the CCDC126 gene encoding coiled-coil domain-containing protein 126, encoding MFFTISRKNMSQKLSLLLLIFGLIWGLMLLHYTFQQPRHQSSVKLREQILDLSKRYVKALAEENKNTVDVENGASMAGYADLKRTIAVLLDDILQRLVKLENRVNYIVVNGSATNTTSGTSGNLVPVTTNKRINASGSIR